The genomic region GTCTTCCGGTGGCTGGCGGTTCGAATTCTGACGCGGTTCCGTCGCCCGCCGGGGATGCGTTCGTGCCGACGGCTTCCTGCTTGGCAGCTGTAAGCGTCCGTGCCGCGCCGCGGGCGGCAACGAGCGCGGCAAGCTTGACCTCGGTCTCGACCCACTCCCGATCGGGATCCGAATCGGCAACGATGCCGCCGCCAGTCGAATAGACGAGCCGGTCTCCGCTGGCGACCGCGGTACGGATCGCGATCGACAGCTCGAGCTGGTCGCCGCCGTTGAAACAGCCGATCGCGCCGGTGTAGGGCCCCCGTTCTGCTGCTTCGACCTCGCGCAGGATTTCCATCGCACGGATCTTCGGTGCGCCGGTGATTGATCCGCCAGGGAACGTCGCGCGCAACAGCGACGCAAGGCCGGTATCGGGACGCAGCTTTGCGTGCACATCGGTAACCATGTGATGCACGGTAGCGTACGATTCGACATTTGCGAGATGGTTCACCTGAACAGAGCCCGTGCGCGCGACGCGGCCGAGATCATTTCGTTCGAGGTCGACGATCATCAGGTGTTCGGCCAACTCTTTCGGGTCCGATTGCAGGTCGTTTCGTGCAGACGCGTCATCGGCCGTGTTGTTGTGTCGTGGCCGCGTTCCTTTGATCGGCCGGGTCTCGACGTCGTCACCGCGTCGCGAAAGAAAGCATTCGGGGGAGTTCGACAGCAGCGCGAAGCCGCCGTAATCGAGAAACGCTCCCCAAGGCACCGGCTGCACTGCGCGCAGCGCGCCGTACGTCTGCGCTGCCGATCCGGCGAACGGAAACACCGCACGGCGCGAAAGATTCGCCTGATAGACTTCTCCCGCGGAGATCGCGCTGCGGATGCGATCGAAGCCGCGCCTGTAGTCGTCCCTCGTCGTTGCCGTCCATGCCGCGCTGACGACATCGGCGGGAAACGGCGGGCCGGCCGCGTCGACGGCCGGAGGCGTGACAGCGAACCGCACGTGCGCCGCCGACAGGGTACGCGGGTCCCACGCATCGAATTCATCGTAGACAGACAGCACCGCAAGCGGGAGTCCCGAGGGGGCCTGGACGCGCTTGGCCATCGCGATCGCTGCGTGCCTGGGATGTCGTTCGGTCCATTCGCCGAGCTCGTATGCAAGATATCCGACGACTCGCGGCAGAACGTTTTGTGCAAGCCACGCGGGACCGGCGACGGCGTCGCTACGATTCTGCTCGACGAATCCGGCGATGCAGTCGACCGGATCACGCGCATCCGCACGCCATGAACCGCTGCGCCAGACGCGCGCTCTGCCGTCCCGTTCGATGACGAGCTGCTCGCGCGGCCGGCTGCCGGCGAACGACAGTCGACTGCCCACGGCCCGATCCAGGAAGAATGGAAACGGGCGGGACTCGTGCGCGGCAAAAACATGCCACGGCGCTGGCGCCGTCGAGGACATCGCCGCTTCCTATCAGGGCATCGCCCTGCGCGCGATGCGCGGCGGCAGACGGCGCGCGATGCGTGGCCCGTTGGACGGCGCGCGATGCGCGGGCCCGTTGGACGGCGCGCGATGCGCGCCTTAGGCTCCCGGCGTGGACGCGCACGTACGGTTGCTTCAGCAGGTGGCGGCTTCGACGGTGACCGTCGCGGCCGAGATTCCGCAGTCGCATCCGTCGGCAGCCGTTCTCGGCACGTCACGCGCTGGAACCGGTGCGGTCGTCGACATCGACGGCACGATCGTGACCGTCAACTATGTGGTGCTCGGCGCCAATCGCGTCGCCGTGACCGATGTCGACGGAAAACGGCTTGCCGCGCGGGTGATCGCGCAGGATTTCGCGTCCGGCCTTGCGGTGCTCGGGGTGTCCGGTGCGGCGCTGGCGCCGGTCCGCCGCGGCAGCTCGCTCGACGTGAGCCCGGGCCAGGACGTCTTTCTGGTCTCGAGCGTCGGCGCCACCGAACGCCGCAGCGCGAGCGGCTTCGTGGTTTCCGACGATCCGTTCGATGCGTACTGGGAGTACTTCCTGCCGCGAGCGCTGTGGCTGAGCGCGATCAATCCCGGGCTTGGCGGCGCGCCGCTGTGCGATTCGCGAGGCCGCTTCGTCGGTGTGATCTCGCTAAATCTGGGCGCGATCGGCCGCGCAACGCTCGCGATCCCGTCCGAGAATTACTACGACCACGCCGAAGAGCTGCTGCGCGACGGCAAGCGCACGACGCGTCCGACACGGGCGTGGGTCGGCATGTTCTGCTACGCGTTGCCCGATCGTACCGTTGTCGCGGGCCTGATTCCGGGCGCGCCGGGAGAACGCAGCGGCCTTGCCGTAGGCGACATCCTCGTCCGCATCGACGAAGAACCGATCACCGGACGCCTGCAGCTGTACGAGGCGATCTGGCGCCGCAAGCCGGGCGACGTGATCGATCTCAAAGTGCTGCGCGAAGGGCACATCGAGAGCGTGGTCGTCACCAGCGGCGATGCGGAAGAATTCTTCTCGGTCTGATCAGAGATCGCCCGTCCCGACGGCTTCGTCGACGATCGGTTCGTCCATGGGATGGCCCGCCGGGTAACCCGCAGAATCCTCGGGCAGCTCCTTCGGTCCGGTCAGGAACACCATCAATCCGATCAGGGAGATCGCCGACGCAGTCAGGAACATCGTCGGGTAGCCGTGGGTTTCGACGAGCGTGCCGAACAGGAATGCGCAGCCGGAAATGCCGAGGCTGTACGAGCCGCTGAACAGGCTCTGGGTACGCCCGATGTTGTTCGGATTGCTCCAGTCGGCAATCCACGCGTTCATGGTCGGATAGAGCATGCCGTGCCCCATGCCGAAGATCGCACCGATCGAGACGATCATGGGCATCGTGCGCACCACCGACAGCAGCGCGACGGCCACCGTGAGCGCAATCATCGCCGGCACCAGCACCGTGCGGCGTCCGACGCGATCCGACACGCGTCCGAGCGCGGCCCGGACGGTGACCGCGGCAAGACTCCACGCCGTGAAGAACGGGCCGACGTGCCCGATCTCGAATTGCGTGACCAGCAGCGGCACGAACGTCTGCGTCGCGCCGAATCCGACTCCGTAACAGAGCATGGCGAACGTCGCCGTTGCGACGGCGTGACGGGCTGCCTGTGGATCGATCTCGACATTGCGGGCGCGAGCCACGAACTCGGGCGGGCGCGGGACGAAGCACGACAGCACGAATGCCGATGCACCGAGCACCGCACCGACGCCGAACATCGTCTGGAAACCGTAGCGAAGGATGATCTGCTCGCCGATGATCGGGCTGATCGCATGCGTGAGAATCGTCGAGATTCCGAACCACCCGATCGCTTCGGCGCGCCGGTCGATCGGTGCGAACAGCACGGCGAGCGTCTGCGCGCCGGTGAACGCGCTGGTGAACGCGATGCCCTGGATCACGCGCGCGACGTACAAGGGCGGGCCGATCTCGTCGATGAACAGGAACGCGATCGAGCACAGGGTTCCGACACCGATTCCCGTGATCATGAAGCGCCTTCGTCCGAAGCGGTCGAGCAGGTAGCCGATCCACGGCAGCGCGGCGAGGCCGGCGAATCCGTTGATTGCACCGACACGGCCGGCAAGCTCGGGGCCGCCGCCTTTGGCGTGCACCCACAGCGGCATCAGGAAAAAGAACGCGAGGTTCAGGAAGGACAGAAAATTTGCCGCCGACACGATGAAGAATGCGCGCGGAATCGGCGTGCGGCCAGGCATCGTGCGTGTCTATCGAGGGCTCCGGCAACTGGCAATGCGATCGGAGCGCGGCGCGAGCGCCGTTGCGTGTGCTCGCAACGCGATGGCGTGCAGCGACGCGCCTGTACGCCGGTGCACGCTCGAGCCGGTTGAATTGCGCCGCCCGCCGGGCGATGCTGGCCGCTCTTCATGTACGAAACATTCTTCGGGCTCACGGACCTTCCGTTCCGCCTTACGCCCGATCCCAGATACCTGTTCATGAGCGCGAAGCATCGCGAGGCCTTCGCGCATCTCGTCTACGGGATTCGCGAGGGCAGCGGATTCGTCGCGATCACCGGCGAGGTCGGCGCGGGCAAGACGACGCTCATCCGCGCCCTGCTTGCCGAGCACGCCCAGGACGTCACCGTTGCTTCCATCGTCAACCCGGTGCTCACGTCGACCGAGCTGCTGCAGACGATCAACGCCGAGCTCGGCATCCCGTCGCGCAGCACCAGCCGCAAGGAACTGATCGAGGAGCTCGCGGCCTTCCTCAAGAGCAACAATGCAGCCGGCAAGCGAACGGTCATCATCGTCGACGAGGCGCAGAACCTCGACCCGGTCGTGCTCGAGCAGCTCCGCCTGCTGACCAACCTCGAAACCGAGACCGAAAAGCTGCTGCAGGTGGTGCTGGTCGGCCAGCCCGAGCTGCACGGCATCCTGCAGCGGCACGACCTGCGCCAGCTCAACCAGCGCGTGACCGAGAGATGGCATCTCGACAAGCTCGACCGCGACGAAGCCATGGAATACGTGCGCCACCGGTTGCGCATCGCCGGCGCCCACACCGATCTCGTCGAGCCCAGAGCGCTCGAGCAGATCTACCGCTTCACCGACGGTGTGCCGCGCCTTCTCAACATTCTCAGCCATCGCGCGATGCTCGTGGCGTTTACGCGAAGCCGCGGCCGTGTCGGTGTCGAAGAGGTGCGCGGCGCGGCGCGCGAGCTCGGGTATGCGCCGCAGGTCGCGCCGCCACGACGTCCGGCGTGGGGACGCATCGTTGCAGGAATCGCGGCGGCCGGCGCCGCTGCGGCGGTTGCGTTTCTGCTTCTGTCACCGGTTTCGGGCGACAGCCCGCAGGCCGCCTCGGCGGTCGCGCGCAGCGAGCGCGCGCCGAAAGCGCGCGCCGCTTCGCCGGCATCGCGTCCAGCCGAACGCGCGCCTGCCGAGCCGGCTGCGGTTTCTTCGGGGGCTCCAGCGATCGAAGCGCCGGGCGCAGCGCCTGCCGCAGTGCCCGCGCCTGCTCGAACGGCTGAGACGGTTCCAGCGGTGGCACCGTCTGCCGCACCGGCCATCGCCGCTGTGGAACCAACGGCTTCTGCGCCGGCGCCGGCTGCAACTCCGACGCCGGACCAGGATGCGGCGACGCTCAAATCGCTCGCGAATGGATCGGTGTTCGATGCGGCGGTCGCCGACTATTCACGACTGCTCCAGCTGTGGGGCGCCCAACCGGTCGCGACCTCCGATCTCGCGAGCGGATCGCTCAACCTGCAGTCGATCGCCGAATCGCGCGGCCTTCGTTACTTCGCGGTCGAGGTCAACGAAGCCCTGTTGTCGCTGCTCGATCTTCCGGCCATCGTCGAGATGAAGATCGGAGACGCCGGCGAAGTTCGCTACGTGCTTCTGCGCAAGCTCGATCATGCGGCGAACGTCGTGCGTCTCGGCAGCGGTCTTGCGATGGGAGTGCCGGGTTTCGTCCAGGCATGGAATGGCAAGGCGCACATCGTCTTCAAGGATCCCGAAGCGCTGCATTATGATCTTGCACCGGGCGGCGGCGGCCCGGCGGTTCGCAAGCTGCAGACGATGCTCGCTGCCGCGGGACTCCTCGATGCGGCACCGACCGGCACGTACGACGATCTCACGGAGAACGCCGTGCGTCGTTTCCAGGAAGCGCACCACGTTACGATCGACGGTGTCGCCGGCCCGATCACGCAGGTCCTGCTTTACAACTCGCTAGGGCGCTTCGAGAGGCCTACACTCACGGCGCCCTCCGACCTCGAGGCCGGACGCGCACAGTAGTGAGGGCGCGAGCCCGAACATGCAGAAGTCAGGGCGCGAGCCCGAAGATGCAGAAGTGAGGGCGTGAGCCCGAACATGCACCAGAAAGGAAGCACGTGAGCAGCATACTCGACGCCGTCACCAGGGACGCTTCGCGCTCGGGCGCGATCCCCGGAACGCCCGCCTCGCCCGGCAGGCAGCCGTCGTCCGGTGGCGCCGGTCCGGGACGTTTTCGTTCGGCGCTGCTCGTGGTGGTCTTCGGCGTCGTGGCCGGTGCGCTGGCGGCGCGTCAGTTCGGCGGCGGCGGCGAGCCGCCGGCCGATGACATGCTGACCGAAAAATCGACGGGCCGCGTGGCGAGCGAAACCAAGGCCGACGTCGGGCGCGCTGCCAAGGCCGGCGGCAAAGGCCGGGCCGCCAAAGAACCTGCCGGCGATGCCCCGGCCATTGCGAAGGACGACAACGGACCGAAGCCGGGCAAGGGCAAGGGCCGGGACGAGGAAGCGCACGCGCGCGCCCTCGCGATCGAGAAGAAGAAAGAGGAGCTCGCCGCCAAGCTTGCGTCCAAGCCGCCGCCTCCTCCTGCGCCGCTCGTGATCCCGGCCCCCTTGTCGACGTCGAAAACCGAACCGGCACCGGGCGCCCCGCCGATGCCCGGTGAATCTGCTCCGCCAGCTGCGACGGTGCCCGCGGGATCTGCTGCGCCCGCTCCGATCGTCGTCGCGACGGCCGGCGCACCGAGTCCCGAGGCCGCAAAGCCGGCTGCACCGCCGGAACCGTCCGCAGCGGAAGGTTCAACGGTCGTTGCCGTGGTGCCGTCGCCATCACCGGCACCCGCTTCGCCGACCGTCGTTGCGGCCGTCCCACCGGCTCCGCCCGCGGGCCCGGCGCCCACACCGATTGCAGCGCCTTCCGCGACTGCCACGGAAACCGTCGTGGTCGCCCCTTCCCCGGTGCCATCGCCTGCACCGGCGACTGAGCCGCCTGCTCCAACTGCGGCGGCGGGCGCTCCCAACGTTGCGGCGCCTCCTGCGGTCGTCGTTGCACGAGCCGCGCCTGCGGTTCCTCCGACGACGGCAATCACGACGTCGCCGAACCCGCCCGTCCATGAGGCGGCGCCGGCTACGCAAGTCGGAGGGCCGGGCGCGCCCCCAGCGGTAGTCGCCGGTTCACCACCGGCGGTCGTTACGGGTTCAACGGCTACTCCTGGTGCGGAGCCGCCGCCCGCGGCGGTCGACGCAGCAGCGCCACCGCCGCCGGATGTCGTTCTCGACTCGCCTCCGTCCGGCGCGCCGGAAGTCTCGATCATGTTCGTCGCATGGTCGCGCACGCCGGCCAGTCGCATCGCGTCGATGCGAGTCGGGGCCGGCGCGATCAACGTGGTGCACGAAGGCGAGTACGTCGAGGGGCTGCAGGTTTCGGCGATTCATCCCGAAGCCGTCGACTTCCAGTGGACCGGCCAGCATTTTCGCGTCCCCGTCCGCCCGTTCTGAAAAACAGATCTACTGCACGTAACCGAGGCTGCGCAGCGTCCGTTCGCTTTCGCGGCGTCGTCCGCGATGCGCGTGTGCCGTCGGCGCCGGCCTCACGGCGTTCATGGTTCGCAACCACTGTTCGAGCTCTCCCGTCAGACGCTGGCGCTGCTGCTCGAGACGCTCGTCCCGCGGTTGCACACGATCTGCTGCCGCGGGCGCGAGATTGGTGAGCTCGAGCGGATCGGCGGAGCGGTCGTAAAACTCCCACGCGACGGCCGATTTCGACGGAATGCGAACGAGCTTGAGCGGGCCCGAAACAGCCATGGTGGAGCGCCCGTCGAAGCCGGGAAGCTCGAGCCGCGCGTACGGCGTTCCGCGGCTGCGCGTCGTCGTGGCCGCAGCGAAAACCGTGCGCCCGGCCGGAAACGAATCGAAGACATCCGAGCCGTCGAACGATTCGCTGCAGCCGAGCGATGCGAGCCGGCACAGGGTCGGCGCAACGTCGATCAGCGAAACGTTCTCGCTGCGCACCGAGGCATCGATGCCGGGACCGCGCATCGCAAGCGCAACGCGAACGAGCTCGTCGTAGACCGTATAGTCGTGCGCGAAGAACAGCCCGTGCTCGCCGAGCGCTTCGCCGTGATCCGACATCACGACGACGATCGTGTCGCGCGTGCGCCCGAGCCGTTCGAGCTCGCCCAGAAGCCGGCCGACTTCATGGTCGACGTAGCGGACTTCGCCATCGTAGAGGCGCCGCGCATTTTCGATTTCGCCTGCCGAATAGCCCTGGCCCGCGTAGAGGTGGCGCAGATCGCGATCCTTCGCGCGAAAGTCGTCCATGATCCGGTTTTGCGGCTCGGCGCCGGCCGCGTCGGCGAACGGCTGCGGCGGCTCGTACGGCATGTGCGGGTCGAAGTAGTGCACCCAGACGAAGAAGCGCTCATCGCTGCGCTCGGACAGCACACGGATCGCTTCGTCGGTTACTGCGGTGGCGGAAATGTCCGCCGTCCCTTTCCCGGGAGCGTAGACGCGCGCGTAGGTTGAGAATCCGCGTTCGAATCCCGTGCCTTCGCGGACGAGCCAGGGGTTCGCGACGATTGCTGCGGTCACAAGGCCGGCGCGCTGCGCGGCCTCGGCGAGCGTCTGGCCTCTCCAGGGTGAAAGCGTCGTTCCCGGCTCGTGCTGCGCGACGCCGCACCGGTCGGGATAGACCCCGGTGAATGTCGCGGCCATGGCCGGCATCGTAAACGGCGCCGGGGTAGTTGCGTTCCGGAAGATCGCCGCCCCTGTCGCCCACTGATCGATCCGCGGCGTCGAGCCGGCGGCACTTCCACCCGGTCGATTGCCTGTCCCGACGCGGTCGGCGCGAAGGGTATCGATCGCGATCAGGAGGATCGACGGGCTTCGGCCGGCATCGCATCCGCCGGACGCGAGAACTGCCATGAATGTCAGCAAAGCCGCCCGCAAGAATCCGCAGACGGCCGGCATAAGCCGGTCAGACCCCCCGATAGGGTGGTAATACCGAGCCGGACGCAGGCGCGTCAAAAGTCGGGAAATCAGGTCGCGGATCGACCCCAAGTACAGAATTTTACAGGGTGTTACCACAGCTTACCGAATCCCGGCCGGAGCCCGGCAGCCCTCTTTTCTTGACTGCCCGGACGTGCATGCGTACGGTCCCGCCTCGTCCGCGGTCCGGGTGCGTCGAACATTCCGGGCGCTTTCTCGATCCGACGAACACAATTCGAATGCTGGTCGAGTCCGGTCGTCCCCCGGACTCCTGAAACGTGCGCTTCGCCGCACCCCGTTGGATTTCGTGAAAGCAGCAAAGCACGCCACCGCCTCTCATCCCGCTTCCGACAAGGACATGACTGCCGCCGACAAGGCCGTGGTCCAGCTCATCGAGCTCGGCCGCGAGCAGGGGTATGTCACCTACGCCGACATCAACCGCCTGTTTCCGCCCGAGGACTCGTCGCCGGAAGATCTCAAGACCATCATCAACCTGCTGACCGAGAACGACGTCGAGATCCTGCAGGGGGCGGCCGAGGAAGAAGAGGCCGAGGTCGAAACCGCGGAAGAGGTGGACCCCGACACATTCTTCTCCGATGACGACGACTGGGTCCTCGATACCACCGACGAGGACCAGGACCAGAAGGAGCCCGAGCCCGAGCCGACGCCTGCACTGCAGACCAAGGTTGCCGCCCCGGGCCGTGACTACAGCGCCGACAGCACCGACCCGGTGCGCATGTACCTGCAGGAGATGGGCAGCGTTCCGCTGCTGTCGCGCGAGCAGGAAGTCACGATCGCAAAGGAAATCGAGAGCGGCCTGCACGAGGTGCGCGACTGCGTCTACGGCCTGCCGATCGCATCGCTCTACGTGCTCGGGCTTGCCGACATGCTCAAGAACGGCGAGATCGAGCCGCGCGACATCTTCGGCGACGACACCGACGAAGAGCGCGCCACGCCGGAGCGCGATGAAAAGCGCCTGAAGGCATTCCTCCACGACATCACGACGCTGCGGCGCCTGTACAAGAATTACGAACAGTACGTTCCGTCGCGCCTGTCGCCGGCTCCCACGCTGAAGACGCCGCGCAAGCCCACCGCCAAGGAAGAAAAGTTCGCCGGCGCGCGCGAGAAAGTCTCGCAGCAGCTCATCTCGATGAACCTCGGCGAGAAGCACGTCAACAACATCGTCGCCAAGCTCAAGGAAGCCCGCGAGAAGGCCCGCGACTACGAGCGCGTGATCCGTCGCGCGGAAAAACGCACCAAGCGCGACGCCAAGCAGATCCTCGAGGTCGTCCGCCAGGTCTCGACCGGCAACGCGAACGCCAAGCGGAAGGCCGCCGGCAACCTGCGCATGAGCGTGGACGCCGCGCAGGAGCTCGCCTCCGCCATCCGCGACTCGCGCCGCCACATCACGGAAATCGAAAAAGCCGTGCACATGGCGTTCGAGGACCTCGATTACTTCCTGCGCGTGATCCGCCGCGGCGAGGATCGCGCGATGCTCGGCAAGAAGGCGCTGATCGAGGCCAACCTCCGCCTCGTCGTCTCGATCGCCAAGCGCTACACGAACCGCGGTCTCGGTTTCCTCGACCTCATCCAGGAAGGGAACATCGGTCTCATGCGCGCGGTCGACAAATTCGAGTACCAGCGCGGGTACAAGTTCTCGACGTATGCCACGTGGTGGATCCGGCAGTCGGTCAGCCGTGCCATCGCCGACCAGGCGCGCACGATCCGCATCCCGGTCCACATGATCGAGACGATCAACAAGGTTCTGCGCACGTCGCGCTACCTCGTCCAGCAGCTCGGCCGCGAACCTACGCCGGACGAAATTGCCGGCCAGATGGAAATGCCGGCCGACAAGATCCGCAAGGTCCTCAAGATCGTCAAGGAACCGGTGTCGCTCGAGACGCCGATCGGCGACGACGAGGAAAGCTCGCTCGGAGATTTCGTCGAGGACCGCCAGTCGGTTTCCCCGTCGGATGCCGCGGTTGCGCTCAGCCTCGAGGAGCAGACGCGCAAGGTGCTCGCCACTCTTACGCCACGCGAGGAGCAGATTCTCCGCATGCGCTTCGGGATCGGCGAGCGCACCGACTATACGCTCGAAGAGGTAGGGCAGAAGTTCGCGGTCACCCGCGAGCGCATCCGACAGATCGAGGCCAAGGCGCTCCGCAAACTCCGTAACCCGCAAAGGGCCCGTACACTGGAGAACTTCGGCTGAGACTGTAAGCTCCGCCGCAGGATGAAAGACGATCGAGCCGCGATGCGGCGCCGGCCACAGCGGGCTACCGACAAACCCGCCCGTCTGCCGCAACCGACCGGCCAGCGCGCTCCGCTTCCCGCGGAGCCAAGCCTGGCCGAGGCGGACGCCGAAGCTGCCCGCGAAGTCTCGGAAATTGCCGCCGCCGCATCGTCTCCCGAAACTGCCCGATCCCAGGGCGCAAACTTCCGTCGCGGGGCGGCGATCGCTGTCGGCCTGCTCGTAGTTGCCTACACGGCGATGGGACAGTTCGCCGGCCACGGCCAGATCGCGCAGGCGTGGGACCGGCTCGAGTGGCATTTCCTTACTCTTCCTCTTCTCGCGACGCTGCTCAGCTACGTGACGATGTCGCTCTCGTACGAGGGCATCGTACGCGCGGCCGGTGCGAACATCGGCTCGCGCGACATGATGCGCATTACGCTCGTCGCAAACACCGCCAACTACATCTTCCCGAGCGGCGGCCTTACCGGGTTTGCGCTTCGACTGGTGTTTTTCACCAAGCGCGGAATTTCGCCCGGCACGTCGGTCGCGATCTCGTTCACGCAGACGCTGCTGACCAACCTGATGCTCGTGCTGTTCGTCGTCTACGGCCTCGTCAGCCTGCTTGTCACCGGCCGGATCGAAGGCGCGAGCCTGGTCGCTGCCGCGCTGGCGACAGGTCTCCTCGTTGCGGGCTTCGGGCTGCTGCTGGTGATGATCTATTCGACGCCGATAAGGAGCCGGGTGCTCGCGTTCGGTGCGCACGCGGCCGACTCGTTTCTCGACCGCGTCGTCAAGCGGCCGCATCTCGGCAAGCGTGCGCGGCGCTTCTTCGTGCACATCGAAGAGGGAATGGCGCTGTTCGCCGGACGGCCCGGCGAGATGGTGCTGCCGAGCATCTGGATCTTCTTCGACTGGCTTTTCATGATGGGTGCGCTGTGGCTCGCGTTCCAGGCAACCGGTGCGCCGGTCAGCTTCAGCCTGATTGCGATTGCGTTCTCGGTCTCCAGCGTAGCGTCGTTCGTCACGTTCGTGCCGGCCGGAGCTGGTGTGCTCGAAGGGGCGCTGGCGGGAACGCTCGCCGGCCTCGGCGTACCGGTCGGTGATTCGCTGCTTCCGATCTTCCTCTACCGCTTCTGCTACTTCATCGTTCCGACGCTGATCGCGTTCACGCTCGCGCACGGAGCGTTCACAGGCGAGAAGCCGGCCGAGGAAGTTCTGTGACGGCTGCTGCCGTTGGTCTCGACATCGGCGGACAGTTCGTCAAAGGCGTGCTGGTATCGGCCGAAGGCGCGGTGCTGGCCACGGATCGCGTGCCGACCGGGCCGGAAACGTCTATGGAGTCGCTTTCCGCCTCTCTGGCAGGTCTTCGCGACAAGCTGGTTGGCGATACCGCAGCTGCTCGAGGCCTCGCGGTCGGAGTCGGCATCGCCGGCGTAATCGGCCGCGACGGAACGCTGCACGGCGGTCCGCATCTTCCGCTGCTCGTCGGCTCGCGCATAGCCGAAGAGCTTTCGAGGCGAATGAACGCGAACGTTGCCGTGCACAACGATGCCGATTGCGCGGCCATGGCCGAAGGCTGGCACGAAGGCGCAGCCGCCGGCCGCGACGATTTCCTGATGATCGCAATCGGCACGGGCGTCGGCTCGGGCCTCGTGCTCGGCGGCCGGCTGCGTGCAGGCATGAGCGGTTACGGATGCGAGCTCGGCCACATGACGATCGTCTACAACGGCCGGCGTTGCGGGTGCGGCAACCTCGGCTGCCTCGAGGCCTACATCTCGGAGACCGCCGCGCTCCATTTCGCCGAGGAAGCGTCGGCATCGCTGCGCGCCGCAGTCGCCGGCCGGCGCGCGACGGTCGGCGGAGGCGCGGCGCAGGCGCTGTTCGAGCTTGGCGCCGGCGGCAACGAGGAAGCCGAAGCGCTGGCCGGCGCAATGGTCGAAGTGCTCGGCGCGGCGATCGGGTCGGCCGTGAACGTGCTCGACCTTACGACCATCGTGCTCGGCGGAGGCATCGCGCCCGGCGTGCTCGCGCGCGCCGGGCGCCTCGCACGAGCGGCCGATTCCACATTGTTCGCGAGGCCCGTCGCGAATCTCGAAATCGTCGCGGCCGCGCGCGGTCCGCTCGCGGGCGCCATCGGCGCGGCACGGCTCGGCATCATGCATGCCGGGGACCGGGCGTTGAGCGTGTGATACGTTTCGGCCTAGAATCGCCGCTGTTCCCCTACGGAGGTCCTTTTTGATGCATCGCAACCTTACGATTGCCGCGCTCGCCCTCGTTCCGCTCCTGTTGACGGGTTGCGAGAAGAAGACCGAGACCGCTACGGCTCCGGCGGCCATTCCCGCCCCACCGGCCACGCCTGCACCGGCATCTGCCGGCGCGCGAACCGTCGCATTCGAGCTCGAGAGCACGTCGGCCGTCGGCGCGCTCCAGATCGACATTGCATACACAGGTGACGGCCGTTTCGTCGGCGACGCAGACGCGGTTGCCTGCGAAACCAAGGTTCCCGAGGCGCTCAGCAGCTACAATCACATCACCGGTGACAAGCTGCTTCGCGCCGCGTTCGTTGCGGTCAAAGGGTTCACCGGTCCGGTCCGCTTCAGCGAGTGCAAGTTCCAGGGCAATCCGAAGCCGGCGGATTTCACCGTCACGATCAAGGATTCGTCGAGCCCCGACCTTGGCGAGCTCAAGCCTCCTCCGTCGATCAAGGTGGTCGTGAACTGAACATGACCCCGAGGCGAAAAAGCCGGCAGATCATGGTCGGAAGCGTGCCGATCGGCGGCGATGCGCCGATTGCCGTGCAGTCGATGTGCACGACCAAGACCGAAGACGTCGTCGCCACGCTCGAAGAAATCCATCGGCTCGAAGAAGCCGGCTGCGAGATCATCCGCGTCGCGGTGCCGCGCGAGCGCG from Candidatus Limnocylindrales bacterium harbors:
- a CDS encoding AAA family ATPase yields the protein MYETFFGLTDLPFRLTPDPRYLFMSAKHREAFAHLVYGIREGSGFVAITGEVGAGKTTLIRALLAEHAQDVTVASIVNPVLTSTELLQTINAELGIPSRSTSRKELIEELAAFLKSNNAAGKRTVIIVDEAQNLDPVVLEQLRLLTNLETETEKLLQVVLVGQPELHGILQRHDLRQLNQRVTERWHLDKLDRDEAMEYVRHRLRIAGAHTDLVEPRALEQIYRFTDGVPRLLNILSHRAMLVAFTRSRGRVGVEEVRGAARELGYAPQVAPPRRPAWGRIVAGIAAAGAAAAVAFLLLSPVSGDSPQAASAVARSERAPKARAASPASRPAERAPAEPAAVSSGAPAIEAPGAAPAAVPAPARTAETVPAVAPSAAPAIAAVEPTASAPAPAATPTPDQDAATLKSLANGSVFDAAVADYSRLLQLWGAQPVATSDLASGSLNLQSIAESRGLRYFAVEVNEALLSLLDLPAIVEMKIGDAGEVRYVLLRKLDHAANVVRLGSGLAMGVPGFVQAWNGKAHIVFKDPEALHYDLAPGGGGPAVRKLQTMLAAAGLLDAAPTGTYDDLTENAVRRFQEAHHVTIDGVAGPITQVLLYNSLGRFERPTLTAPSDLEAGRAQ
- a CDS encoding MFS transporter, yielding MPGRTPIPRAFFIVSAANFLSFLNLAFFFLMPLWVHAKGGGPELAGRVGAINGFAGLAALPWIGYLLDRFGRRRFMITGIGVGTLCSIAFLFIDEIGPPLYVARVIQGIAFTSAFTGAQTLAVLFAPIDRRAEAIGWFGISTILTHAISPIIGEQIILRYGFQTMFGVGAVLGASAFVLSCFVPRPPEFVARARNVEIDPQAARHAVATATFAMLCYGVGFGATQTFVPLLVTQFEIGHVGPFFTAWSLAAVTVRAALGRVSDRVGRRTVLVPAMIALTVAVALLSVVRTMPMIVSIGAIFGMGHGMLYPTMNAWIADWSNPNNIGRTQSLFSGSYSLGISGCAFLFGTLVETHGYPTMFLTASAISLIGLMVFLTGPKELPEDSAGYPAGHPMDEPIVDEAVGTGDL
- a CDS encoding S1C family serine protease, yielding MDAHVRLLQQVAASTVTVAAEIPQSHPSAAVLGTSRAGTGAVVDIDGTIVTVNYVVLGANRVAVTDVDGKRLAARVIAQDFASGLAVLGVSGAALAPVRRGSSLDVSPGQDVFLVSSVGATERRSASGFVVSDDPFDAYWEYFLPRALWLSAINPGLGGAPLCDSRGRFVGVISLNLGAIGRATLAIPSENYYDHAEELLRDGKRTTRPTRAWVGMFCYALPDRTVVAGLIPGAPGERSGLAVGDILVRIDEEPITGRLQLYEAIWRRKPGDVIDLKVLREGHIESVVVTSGDAEEFFSV
- the pabB gene encoding aminodeoxychorismate synthase component I, whose protein sequence is MGSRLSFAGSRPREQLVIERDGRARVWRSGSWRADARDPVDCIAGFVEQNRSDAVAGPAWLAQNVLPRVVGYLAYELGEWTERHPRHAAIAMAKRVQAPSGLPLAVLSVYDEFDAWDPRTLSAAHVRFAVTPPAVDAAGPPFPADVVSAAWTATTRDDYRRGFDRIRSAISAGEVYQANLSRRAVFPFAGSAAQTYGALRAVQPVPWGAFLDYGGFALLSNSPECFLSRRGDDVETRPIKGTRPRHNNTADDASARNDLQSDPKELAEHLMIVDLERNDLGRVARTGSVQVNHLANVESYATVHHMVTDVHAKLRPDTGLASLLRATFPGGSITGAPKIRAMEILREVEAAERGPYTGAIGCFNGGDQLELSIAIRTAVASGDRLVYSTGGGIVADSDPDREWVETEVKLAALVAARGAARTLTAAKQEAVGTNASPAGDGTASEFEPPATGRPALRRAGERS